A genomic stretch from Candidatus Brocadiia bacterium includes:
- a CDS encoding ABC transporter permease, whose product MTGFVKKTLVIAEIEVYKLRRDPSELLMRAVQPVLWLVVFGSVFTRIRAIPTGRLSYIEFLAPGILAQSVLFVAIFYGIAVILDRDLGLVHKFLVSPTPRSALVLGKALSAGIRGLCQAIIIYLLALVLGVKLNFHPLALTGVMLTVVLGAAIFATFSLIIACLVRTRERFMGIGQLMTMPLFFASNAIYPISIMPGWLQVVAIANPLTYEVDALRTLMLTNSPSNYGIGADLGILFLVTVLLVIIGGNIYHRILV is encoded by the coding sequence ATCACCGGATTCGTCAAAAAGACTCTGGTCATCGCCGAAATCGAGGTCTACAAACTCAGGCGCGACCCGAGCGAACTGCTCATGCGAGCGGTCCAGCCGGTGTTGTGGCTGGTGGTTTTCGGGAGCGTCTTCACCCGTATCCGGGCCATCCCCACCGGTCGGCTCAGTTACATAGAATTCCTGGCTCCGGGCATCCTGGCCCAAAGCGTGCTGTTCGTAGCCATCTTCTACGGCATTGCGGTCATCCTGGACCGCGACCTGGGGCTGGTGCACAAGTTCCTGGTCTCGCCCACGCCCCGCTCGGCGCTGGTGCTGGGCAAGGCGCTTTCGGCCGGCATCCGCGGACTATGCCAGGCAATCATCATCTACCTGCTGGCTCTGGTTCTCGGAGTCAAACTCAACTTCCATCCGCTGGCCTTGACCGGTGTAATGCTCACAGTAGTACTGGGCGCGGCTATATTCGCCACCTTCTCGCTCATCATCGCCTGCCTTGTCCGAACCCGGGAACGGTTTATGGGCATCGGCCAGCTGATGACCATGCCGCTGTTTTTTGCCAGCAATGCCATCTATCCGATATCGATAATGCCAGGCTGGCTGCAGGTGGTCGCCATTGCCAACCCGTTAACTTATGAAGTCGACGCGTTGAGGACGCTGATGCTAACCAATAGCCCCAGTAATTACGGCATCGGCGCGGACCTGGGCATCCTGTTTTTGGTAACGGTTCTGCTGGTGATTATAGGCGGGAACATATATCACCGGATACTGGTATAA
- a CDS encoding (2Fe-2S)-binding protein, with protein sequence MRCCSKAGPKSRQDPIKAPDKTIICWCNKVTKGEIIDAIRKGSRTLEDIKKATGANAGNKCKTTNPKGICCAGDIKILLEYWVSRMAE encoded by the coding sequence ATGAGGTGTTGCAGTAAGGCCGGCCCTAAAAGCAGGCAAGACCCGATTAAAGCCCCGGATAAAACAATAATATGTTGGTGCAATAAAGTAACCAAAGGTGAAATCATCGACGCCATAAGGAAAGGTTCAAGAACCCTGGAAGATATCAAGAAAGCCACTGGCGCTAATGCCGGCAATAAATGCAAGACCACCAACCCCAAGGGCATTTGTTGCGCCGGCGACATAAAAATACTTTTGGAATATTGGGTTTCCCGGATGGCTGAGTAG
- a CDS encoding ATP-binding cassette domain-containing protein, which produces MISIENLSKHFAGFAAVDGISLAVEKGDILGFLGPNGAGKTTTMRVITSFIPPTSGRVTIFGHDVVRDSLKSRACIGYLPESVPFYPELRVGEYLEFRARLKGVPARERTQRLEQVMDKCRIKDVETKIIGHLSKGYRQRVGMADAIIHNPPILILDEPTIGLDPNQIRQVRDLIKELGQERTIIISTHILPEVEMICNRVVIINKGKIAASDTLSNLVRDAAGRGKVLAEIKGPKLDVESALRQIPGVTAVEANEVDGWNLVAISAGGQDIRELVYKTAAEHKWVIRELGRKQETLEELFVRITAREQN; this is translated from the coding sequence ATGATATCAATAGAAAACCTGAGTAAGCATTTTGCCGGATTCGCCGCGGTGGACGGGATTTCGTTAGCGGTGGAGAAGGGCGACATCCTGGGTTTTCTGGGACCGAACGGCGCGGGCAAGACCACGACCATGCGGGTAATCACTTCATTCATTCCGCCGACATCGGGCCGGGTGACCATTTTCGGGCACGATGTGGTGCGTGATTCACTCAAGAGCCGTGCCTGTATTGGTTACCTGCCAGAAAGCGTGCCGTTCTATCCGGAACTGCGGGTGGGCGAATATCTGGAGTTCCGGGCCAGGCTAAAGGGCGTGCCGGCCAGGGAGCGGACCCAACGTCTTGAGCAGGTTATGGATAAATGCCGGATAAAGGACGTGGAGACAAAAATTATCGGTCACCTGTCCAAGGGCTACCGCCAGCGGGTGGGCATGGCCGACGCGATTATACACAATCCGCCGATATTAATTCTGGACGAGCCGACTATCGGGCTGGACCCGAACCAGATACGCCAGGTGCGTGACCTGATAAAGGAGCTGGGACAGGAACGGACAATCATCATTTCAACGCACATACTGCCCGAGGTGGAGATGATATGCAACCGGGTGGTAATAATAAATAAGGGCAAGATAGCGGCTTCGGATACATTAAGCAACCTGGTGCGCGATGCGGCCGGCCGGGGTAAGGTGTTGGCCGAGATAAAAGGGCCGAAGCTTGATGTTGAAAGCGCGCTCAGGCAGATTCCGGGCGTGACCGCGGTCGAGGCCAACGAGGTGGACGGCTGGAACCTGGTGGCCATCAGCGCCGGCGGGCAGGACATCCGGGAACTGGTTTACAAAACTGCGGCCGAGCATAAGTGGGTGATACGCGAGCTGGGCCGGAAACAGGAAACACTGGAAGAGCTGTTTGTTCGAATAACGGCACGGGAGCAGAATTGA
- a CDS encoding YdeI/OmpD-associated family protein: protein MELGQTLYVKDRKSWRAWLVKNHWTKKDIWLVYYRKETGKPRIPYNDAVEEALCYGWIDSIIKHLDCERFVQRFSPRRKTSGLSQANKERVRHLIARHKMTRAGLDALAHVFDPAKDKPRRFTIPEDILKPLRKNKQAWRNFRGLPAGYRRIRIAYIESRRRQGREAFRRSLLNFIKMTAQNKRFGLIKESR, encoded by the coding sequence ATGGAATTAGGCCAAACCCTTTATGTCAAGGACCGTAAATCCTGGCGCGCCTGGCTGGTCAAGAACCATTGGACCAAGAAAGATATTTGGTTGGTTTATTACCGCAAGGAAACCGGCAAGCCCCGTATTCCGTATAATGACGCAGTTGAGGAAGCGCTTTGTTACGGCTGGATTGACAGCATCATCAAACACCTGGACTGCGAACGGTTCGTTCAGAGATTTTCTCCAAGGCGCAAGACCAGCGGGCTTTCGCAAGCCAATAAGGAGCGGGTGCGCCATCTGATTGCACGGCACAAGATGACCCGGGCCGGGCTGGATGCGCTGGCTCATGTCTTTGACCCGGCTAAGGATAAACCGAGACGGTTCACTATTCCCGAAGATATTCTTAAGCCGCTCAGGAAGAATAAACAGGCCTGGAGAAATTTCCGGGGGCTTCCGGCCGGATACCGGCGTATCCGCATCGCTTACATAGAAAGCCGCCGGCGACAGGGCCGAGAGGCGTTTCGGCGGAGCTTGCTGAACTTCATTAAAATGACCGCGCAGAATAAACGCTTTGGTCTTATAAAGGAGTCTCGGTGA
- a CDS encoding GldG family protein, whose product MEEKQATTTGMTPTSGSDQGWGRKQRVWTALNVVVMVIIATAILFGVNWWSSRHYVRFDLTFKQNYSLSDKTKNILRNLKEPVTLYTFFFVSDRDTGEIQAKIADLFEEYKIYGGKNFILEELKPAQSPEMVEIMKQKLKMETLTPNDMIFRCGDRQKNINVTETYEREQSSPYGEPGRIKTFKGEESITAAILSVTQSRRPTVYFTTGHKEPDIDNPYPENFATINAHIKRENIDTKALKLLDKTEVPADCDLLVIASPQERFTAAEQQMFNSYLQKGGRAIVLLDPVMDSGLDGVLKEWGVKLGDGVIFDTDQCVLLFGGMKEPSCIIANTFGNHTVTSRMGDQDAGVFIMTRPVELESGAAGGIELVKTGPNSWVEMDLEGLSKRKAPKFDKDIDRKGPVSVAVAITREVAGQAAVEQSAKKETRLVVIGDSDHLKNKFISGDSPLYMGKIDIFMNSLRWMLGNEVMISIEPKKAESTKIEMTSGRASFLFWFSVVILPLLGAALGIFMWVMRRS is encoded by the coding sequence ATGGAAGAGAAACAAGCGACAACAACAGGAATGACACCGACGTCCGGTAGCGACCAGGGCTGGGGCAGGAAACAGCGGGTCTGGACGGCGTTGAATGTGGTGGTGATGGTTATCATCGCCACGGCGATATTATTTGGGGTTAACTGGTGGTCATCGCGCCATTATGTCCGGTTTGATTTGACCTTCAAGCAGAATTATTCGCTTTCGGACAAGACCAAGAACATTCTCCGGAACCTCAAGGAGCCGGTGACGCTGTATACATTCTTCTTCGTATCGGACCGGGACACCGGCGAGATTCAGGCCAAGATAGCCGACCTTTTCGAGGAATACAAGATTTACGGCGGCAAGAACTTCATACTCGAGGAGCTAAAGCCGGCCCAGAGTCCTGAGATGGTCGAGATAATGAAGCAGAAGCTCAAGATGGAGACCCTGACGCCTAACGATATGATATTCCGGTGCGGCGACCGGCAGAAGAACATAAACGTGACAGAGACCTACGAGCGGGAACAGTCCAGTCCTTACGGCGAACCTGGGCGGATAAAGACCTTTAAGGGCGAAGAGTCAATCACCGCGGCGATATTGAGCGTGACCCAATCTCGCCGGCCGACGGTTTATTTCACTACCGGCCACAAGGAACCGGACATCGACAACCCTTATCCGGAGAACTTCGCAACCATTAACGCCCATATCAAGAGGGAAAATATAGATACCAAGGCGTTAAAACTGCTGGATAAAACCGAGGTGCCGGCTGATTGCGACTTGCTGGTAATCGCTTCGCCGCAGGAACGGTTCACGGCGGCCGAGCAGCAGATGTTTAACAGCTATCTTCAAAAGGGCGGCCGGGCTATTGTCCTGCTCGACCCGGTGATGGACAGCGGGCTTGATGGAGTGCTCAAGGAATGGGGCGTTAAGTTGGGGGATGGCGTAATATTCGACACCGATCAATGCGTGCTATTGTTCGGCGGAATGAAGGAACCGTCCTGTATCATAGCCAACACCTTTGGAAACCATACGGTCACCAGTCGGATGGGTGACCAGGATGCCGGCGTATTTATCATGACACGTCCGGTGGAGTTGGAATCCGGCGCGGCCGGCGGAATAGAACTGGTCAAGACAGGACCGAACTCCTGGGTAGAGATGGATTTGGAAGGCCTGTCCAAGCGCAAAGCGCCCAAGTTCGACAAGGATATCGATCGTAAAGGCCCGGTCAGCGTGGCCGTGGCCATCACCAGAGAAGTGGCCGGCCAGGCGGCGGTGGAACAGTCGGCCAAGAAGGAAACCCGGCTGGTGGTCATTGGCGATTCGGATCACCTTAAGAATAAGTTCATCTCGGGCGACAGCCCGCTTTATATGGGCAAGATAGACATCTTCATGAATTCGCTCCGCTGGATGCTGGGCAACGAAGTGATGATTTCCATCGAGCCCAAAAAGGCAGAAAGCACCAAGATAGAAATGACCTCAGGACGGGCTAGTTTCCTGTTCTGGTTCAGCGTGGTGATACTGCCCCTGCTCGGCGCCGCCCTGGGCATATTTATGTGGGTAATGAGGCGGAGCTGA
- a CDS encoding substrate-binding domain-containing protein — MTKGKMVMAAVSIAVVAVFGVGRLFSGPAASEVVLNIYGPGGPQAPVQECADIFAKDNNIKIKVSGGSDDKWIESAKKDADIIFGAAEHQLYEFVQEFPGLVDVKTRTTLYVQPGGILVRKGNSKKITSVTDLAKDGIRIMDVTGAGQTALWEDIAGLNGVIPQIQRNIVVSVKTTGAAIEQWRTVPELDAWIAFESWSYRIKDTFEVVKLPEASRIYRGTPIALTTISKNREMAQKFLEFLKTEPAHAIFQKYGWK, encoded by the coding sequence ATGACCAAAGGAAAAATGGTAATGGCAGCGGTGTCGATAGCGGTAGTGGCGGTTTTTGGCGTGGGCCGGTTATTTTCCGGTCCGGCCGCTTCGGAGGTAGTTCTCAATATCTACGGGCCGGGCGGGCCGCAGGCGCCGGTCCAGGAATGCGCCGATATCTTCGCCAAGGACAATAACATCAAGATAAAGGTCTCCGGCGGTTCCGATGATAAGTGGATAGAATCGGCTAAAAAAGACGCTGACATCATCTTCGGCGCGGCCGAGCATCAGCTCTACGAGTTCGTCCAGGAATTTCCCGGCCTGGTGGATGTAAAAACCAGGACGACATTGTATGTCCAGCCGGGCGGCATTCTGGTGCGCAAGGGTAATTCCAAGAAAATAACATCTGTTACCGACCTGGCCAAGGACGGTATCCGGATTATGGACGTGACCGGTGCCGGCCAGACGGCGCTCTGGGAAGACATAGCCGGGTTAAACGGCGTCATACCTCAGATACAGCGCAACATCGTGGTTTCTGTCAAGACCACCGGTGCGGCTATAGAACAGTGGCGGACCGTGCCCGAGTTGGACGCCTGGATAGCCTTTGAATCCTGGTCCTATCGGATTAAGGATACGTTCGAGGTGGTCAAGCTTCCGGAAGCCAGCCGGATTTATCGCGGCACGCCCATCGCGTTGACGACCATAAGCAAGAACCGCGAGATGGCCCAGAAGTTCCTGGAATTCCTCAAGACTGAGCCGGCCCACGCCATATTCCAGAAATACGGTTGGAAATAA
- a CDS encoding ABC transporter permease, with protein MRNILTLVKKELALYFYSPLAYVVICAFLFFSGYFFWLITRDISDANSLRYVLETVGFISLFFSPMITMRLLAEEKRSGTLEMLMTVPVTETQVVVSKYLSALLFFIFLNLPTMGYVVLLYKWGNPDGGALIAGYAGLFCLTGIFLAIGLFVSSFTSNQIIAAVITFVILLVVWVFGWLGSSVSSPWKEIFQYIGFFDHYESFRKGLIDSRDLVYCLSSIVFFMFLTVRMLEARRWR; from the coding sequence ATGCGCAACATCCTAACGTTGGTAAAGAAAGAACTGGCCCTGTATTTTTACTCGCCGCTGGCCTACGTGGTCATCTGCGCGTTCCTGTTCTTTTCGGGTTATTTCTTCTGGCTGATAACCCGCGACATCAGCGACGCCAATTCGCTGCGCTATGTGCTGGAGACGGTTGGGTTCATATCGCTGTTTTTCTCGCCGATGATAACCATGCGCTTGCTGGCCGAAGAAAAGCGTTCGGGTACGCTGGAGATGTTGATGACCGTGCCGGTGACCGAGACCCAGGTGGTGGTTTCCAAATACCTGTCGGCGCTGCTATTTTTCATATTTCTGAACCTGCCTACGATGGGCTACGTGGTTCTGCTGTACAAATGGGGTAACCCGGACGGTGGAGCGCTGATTGCCGGTTACGCCGGGCTATTCTGCCTGACCGGGATATTCCTGGCCATCGGGTTGTTCGTGTCGTCGTTCACCTCCAACCAGATTATCGCGGCGGTGATAACTTTCGTGATACTGCTGGTGGTCTGGGTTTTCGGTTGGCTAGGTAGTTCGGTTTCATCTCCTTGGAAGGAGATTTTCCAGTATATCGGGTTTTTTGACCATTATGAATCGTTCAGGAAGGGGCTGATAGACAGTCGCGACCTGGTTTATTGCCTGAGTTCGATAGTATTTTTTATGTTCCTGACCGTGCGTATGCTGGAAGCGCGGCGGTGGAGATAA
- a CDS encoding tetratricopeptide repeat protein — MMSNMFPKELKWVLLGLSIFILAVILANYYFINSSEQLTGNPPSQPPLEDIKAYKAYFDSGLEKLKNDKFTSAITDFDKAIELNPNFAEAYYNRANAHIGKKDTVQAMADYNKAIEMNPKYAEAYYKRGLVYYYRKEFYQAIADFTKATELNPKDTTAYRARGMAKETLGDYRGAIEDYTDAIEIDPKHINAYYYRGVAYSDKKYYDLAIADFTKLIELDPKDAKAYFNRGFTYSRKGNLDRAMADYNKAIELNPKDPGAYSNRGLLYKKKGEIFLAIADWTKAIEIDSKYIKAYYGRGIIYKDKGDFDLAIVDFTKAIELDQNDADTYHLRGNAYSEKKYYDLAIADYTKAIELDPSNSSAYYNRGFAYDKKGIFDSAITDYTKVIELKPNSTEAYYSRGNTYVNKNNLDRAISDWAKAIELDPKHAPTWYNRACAYARIEKNKTESLKNLSEAIRLNNKYKGIAKKDNDFKDLWEDEDFKKLVE, encoded by the coding sequence ATGATGAGCAATATGTTCCCCAAAGAATTAAAGTGGGTGCTTTTGGGCTTAAGCATATTCATACTGGCCGTCATCCTGGCCAATTATTACTTTATCAACTCGTCTGAACAGCTCACTGGCAACCCTCCTTCACAACCACCCCTCGAAGATATCAAGGCTTATAAGGCATATTTTGATAGCGGATTAGAAAAATTAAAAAATGACAAGTTTACCAGCGCTATAACTGATTTTGATAAGGCAATAGAGCTAAATCCAAACTTTGCCGAGGCCTATTACAATCGTGCTAATGCCCATATTGGTAAAAAAGATACTGTTCAGGCTATGGCCGATTACAACAAGGCAATAGAAATGAACCCAAAGTACGCTGAGGCTTACTACAAACGCGGACTTGTTTACTATTATAGAAAAGAATTTTACCAAGCTATAGCTGATTTTACCAAGGCGACAGAATTAAACCCAAAAGATACCACCGCATACAGAGCCCGGGGCATGGCCAAAGAAACGCTGGGCGATTATCGGGGCGCTATAGAAGATTACACTGATGCAATAGAAATAGACCCAAAACATATCAATGCTTACTACTATCGAGGGGTTGCCTATTCAGATAAAAAATACTACGACCTGGCTATTGCTGATTTCACCAAGTTAATTGAACTGGACCCAAAAGACGCCAAGGCCTACTTCAACCGCGGCTTTACATACAGCCGTAAAGGAAACCTTGACCGAGCTATGGCCGATTACAACAAGGCAATAGAGCTGAATCCAAAAGATCCCGGGGCTTATAGTAACCGAGGCTTGCTATATAAAAAGAAAGGCGAGATTTTTCTGGCTATCGCTGATTGGACTAAAGCAATAGAAATAGATTCCAAATATATCAAAGCCTATTACGGCCGTGGAATTATATATAAAGATAAAGGTGACTTTGACCTGGCTATCGTTGATTTCACCAAGGCAATAGAACTGGATCAAAATGATGCGGATACGTATCATCTCCGCGGCAATGCTTATTCGGAAAAAAAATATTACGACCTGGCTATAGCTGATTACACCAAGGCAATAGAACTTGATCCCAGTAATTCCAGCGCTTACTACAACCGTGGCTTTGCATACGATAAGAAAGGTATCTTTGACTCAGCCATCACCGATTACACGAAGGTCATTGAACTAAAACCAAATTCTACCGAAGCTTACTACTCTCGTGGTAATACCTACGTCAATAAAAATAACCTTGACCGAGCTATTTCTGATTGGGCTAAGGCGATAGAACTTGACCCGAAGCATGCTCCTACTTGGTATAACAGAGCCTGTGCTTATGCCCGAATAGAGAAAAATAAAACAGAATCGCTAAAAAACCTGTCTGAAGCGATAAGATTGAATAACAAATATAAAGGAATTGCAAAAAAGGATAACGACTTCAAAGATCTTTGGGAAGACGAAGACTTCAAGAAGCTGGTTGAATAA
- a CDS encoding YkvA family protein → MKKILGKLRQELKVCRLVWQDKRTPRAAKWLLGLALGYALSPIDLIPDFIPVLGYLDDLIIVPLLVWLAFRLVSKEVIVDCRRRAVEEKNKK, encoded by the coding sequence GTGAAGAAAATCCTGGGAAAATTACGGCAGGAACTCAAGGTCTGCCGGTTAGTCTGGCAGGACAAGCGAACCCCCCGCGCGGCGAAATGGCTGTTGGGATTGGCGCTGGGATATGCCCTCAGCCCGATTGATCTGATTCCTGATTTTATTCCGGTGCTCGGCTATCTGGACGACCTGATTATCGTGCCGTTGTTGGTCTGGCTGGCCTTCCGGCTGGTGTCCAAAGAGGTTATTGTTGATTGCCGACGGCGCGCCGTGGAGGAAAAGAATAAAAAATGA
- a CDS encoding metallophosphoesterase family protein — translation MLQVIISDIHSNAEAFAAVLNHIKTTHGNQINQIVSLGDMVGYGPNPVECIIMAMDNKIVNLYGNHELALFKDKLNFNPVAARAITWTRETVNRAADHPKVKRFFETLQYEYRFTLPNSDFNIICAHGSPRGVVDEYVIKKDDLFGLTDSAKQALRENFETVDDIGFLGHTHIPYVCTNDFYLIHPEWQQYEAYPLLAGTKTIVNAGSVGQPRDHDPRACYVTFDGQNVTHYRVDYPIDQTVIKIKAIPELDKALWMRLLKGT, via the coding sequence ATGCTCCAGGTAATTATTTCTGACATCCATTCCAACGCCGAGGCCTTCGCCGCCGTGCTCAACCACATCAAAACCACTCACGGCAACCAGATCAACCAAATCGTCTCGCTAGGCGATATGGTCGGCTACGGACCCAACCCGGTCGAATGCATCATCATGGCCATGGACAATAAAATCGTCAACCTCTACGGCAACCACGAACTAGCCCTCTTCAAGGATAAACTCAACTTCAACCCCGTAGCCGCCCGGGCCATCACCTGGACCAGGGAAACCGTCAACCGGGCCGCCGACCACCCCAAGGTCAAGCGCTTCTTCGAAACACTCCAATACGAATACCGCTTCACCCTGCCCAACAGCGATTTTAATATCATCTGCGCCCACGGCTCGCCCCGCGGCGTGGTCGACGAATACGTCATCAAAAAAGACGACCTCTTCGGACTAACCGACAGCGCCAAGCAGGCCCTCCGCGAAAACTTCGAGACCGTCGACGACATCGGATTCCTCGGGCATACGCATATACCCTATGTCTGCACCAACGATTTCTACCTGATACATCCCGAATGGCAGCAATACGAAGCCTATCCGCTCCTGGCCGGCACCAAGACCATCGTCAACGCCGGCTCGGTCGGCCAGCCGCGCGACCACGACCCGCGCGCCTGCTACGTCACCTTCGACGGACAGAACGTCACCCATTACCGGGTCGATTATCCCATTGACCAGACCGTCATCAAAATCAAGGCCATCCCGGAGCTGGACAAAGCCCTGTGGATGCGCCTGCTCAAGGGCACCTAA
- a CDS encoding ATP-binding cassette domain-containing protein: protein MNILETDGITRRFGTLTAVDSMNIAVDTGEVFGLLGPNGAGKTTLIKMMITLLAPSAGRASVAGFDIANQAADVRRSIGYVPQMISTDGALTGYENLMFFAKLYDIPRAEIKARVNASLEFMGLSDVADKLVRKYSGGMIRRLEIAQSMIHRPPVMFLDEPTVGLDPLARHTVWKHIRELRDNYGTTIFLTTHLMEEADELCDRVAIMHLGKVMAIGAPAELKSTIDKKNASLNDVFIHYTKSALTSEGSYRDISRTRRTAKRLG from the coding sequence ATGAATATTCTGGAAACTGACGGCATCACCCGGCGTTTCGGAACGCTGACGGCGGTTGACTCTATGAACATCGCGGTCGACACCGGAGAGGTCTTCGGCCTGCTCGGCCCCAACGGAGCCGGAAAGACCACACTGATAAAGATGATGATTACCCTGCTGGCGCCCAGCGCCGGCCGGGCCAGCGTGGCCGGGTTCGACATCGCTAACCAAGCGGCCGATGTCCGGCGCAGTATCGGCTATGTACCCCAGATGATTTCCACCGACGGCGCACTGACCGGCTATGAGAACCTGATGTTCTTCGCCAAGCTATACGATATCCCCCGGGCTGAGATTAAAGCGCGGGTCAATGCCTCGCTGGAGTTTATGGGGCTATCCGACGTAGCCGACAAGCTGGTCCGTAAATATTCAGGCGGCATGATTCGCCGGCTGGAAATCGCGCAGTCGATGATTCACCGGCCGCCGGTGATGTTCCTGGACGAACCGACGGTCGGGCTGGACCCGCTAGCCCGCCACACGGTCTGGAAACATATCCGGGAACTGCGCGATAATTACGGCACGACCATATTTCTGACCACACACCTTATGGAAGAAGCCGACGAACTCTGCGACCGGGTAGCCATTATGCACCTGGGTAAGGTTATGGCCATCGGCGCGCCGGCCGAGCTTAAATCTACCATCGATAAAAAGAACGCCTCACTCAACGATGTGTTCATCCATTATACCAAAAGCGCTTTAACAAGCGAAGGGAGCTATCGTGATATCTCCAGAACCAGGCGGACAGCCAAGCGGCTGGGTTGA
- the acsC gene encoding acetyl-CoA decarbonylase/synthase complex subunit gamma, with product MALTGLDIYKLLPRTNCKECGVPTCLAFAMALAGKKTSLDKCPHVSEQAKAALDSAAAPPIQLVTIGAGDRKLEIGNETVLFRHEQTFYHPTGIAVEIADNQPAAEIANQAKHIQSMEFDRVGKKVRIDLIALRDKSNNPDTFAQAAKAASGASTLPLVLISTNPQVMEAAAKITASGRPLLYGANSQNWQAMADLAKKYNCPLGLSANGLDELADLTAKISAAGIKELVINPGSTDIKRLLSDLTQIRRLAIKKSLRALGYPVIVAAPDNSGAHEESLFAATFIAKYAGIVILKNQNLWQMLPLVTIRQNLYTDPQKPIQIESKIYTVGAVTDASPIIVTTNFSLTYYTVEPEIEASKVPTYILVVNTEGMSVLTAYSADKFNEKIIAKAVNDSQVAQRVKHKKLIIPGYVSVLSGKLEAESGWQVMVGPREASEIPSYLKNVWK from the coding sequence ATGGCCTTGACCGGACTGGATATCTACAAACTTCTGCCCCGGACCAATTGCAAAGAATGCGGCGTACCCACCTGCCTGGCATTTGCCATGGCGCTGGCCGGCAAGAAAACATCGCTGGACAAATGCCCGCACGTCTCGGAACAGGCCAAGGCCGCCCTGGACAGCGCCGCGGCTCCGCCTATCCAGCTGGTCACCATCGGCGCCGGCGACCGCAAGCTGGAAATAGGCAACGAAACCGTCCTCTTCCGGCACGAACAGACATTTTATCATCCGACCGGTATCGCCGTGGAAATCGCCGATAACCAGCCGGCCGCCGAAATAGCCAATCAGGCCAAACATATCCAGTCCATGGAGTTTGACCGGGTCGGTAAAAAAGTCCGCATCGACCTGATTGCCCTGCGCGATAAATCCAATAATCCCGACACCTTCGCCCAGGCCGCCAAAGCCGCTTCCGGAGCCTCAACCCTTCCCCTGGTCCTTATCAGCACTAATCCCCAGGTTATGGAAGCCGCCGCCAAGATTACCGCTTCAGGACGACCCCTGCTTTACGGCGCCAACTCCCAAAACTGGCAGGCCATGGCCGACCTCGCCAAGAAATATAATTGCCCGCTCGGGCTCAGCGCCAACGGGCTGGACGAACTGGCCGACCTGACCGCCAAAATCTCCGCCGCCGGAATCAAAGAGCTGGTCATCAATCCCGGCTCAACCGATATCAAACGCCTCCTCAGCGACCTGACCCAGATACGCCGGCTGGCCATCAAGAAAAGCCTGCGCGCGCTGGGCTACCCGGTCATCGTCGCCGCGCCCGACAACTCCGGCGCCCACGAGGAATCGCTCTTCGCCGCCACCTTCATCGCCAAATATGCCGGCATCGTCATCCTTAAAAACCAAAACCTCTGGCAGATGCTCCCGCTCGTCACCATCCGCCAGAATCTTTACACCGACCCGCAGAAGCCCATCCAGATAGAATCCAAGATTTATACCGTCGGGGCCGTCACCGACGCCTCGCCGATCATAGTCACCACCAATTTCTCCCTTACATATTATACCGTCGAGCCCGAAATCGAGGCCAGCAAAGTGCCCACTTACATATTAGTCGTCAATACCGAAGGTATGTCGGTGCTGACCGCCTATTCGGCCGATAAATTCAACGAGAAAATTATCGCCAAAGCCGTCAATGACAGCCAGGTGGCCCAAAGAGTCAAACACAAGAAACTCATCATCCCCGGCTACGTGTCGGTGCTCAGCGGTAAGCTCGAAGCCGAATCCGGATGGCAGGTCATGGTCGGCCCGCGCGAGGCGTCCGAAATACCGTCGTACCTCAAGAACGTTTGGAAATAA